A region of the Corallococcus silvisoli genome:
CCGCCGCCTTGAAGGGCCACCGCTGCTTCAAGGACGTGAAGGAGGGCAAGGTGGAGAAGACGCGCGACGGGCAGAAGGTGACCTTCCGCCTGGACGTGCAGGTGCAGTGCCCCGGCGAGCCAAAGGGGGGGGAGACCTGACATGGGAAAGCTTCGGGAAATCTTCGCGCCGCTCCAGACATGGTTCGAGCGGCTGAGCGACCGCGAGCGCAAGCTCGTGGCGATCGCCGGCTCCGCGGTCCTGGTGTTCGTCCTCTTCGTCACGCTCTTCAGCTTCGCCAACAGCGCGCAGGGCTACCGCCGGCGCACGCAGGACAAGCTGGCGAAGCTGCAGGAGGTCCAGGCCCTGGCCATCAGCTACGGCCAGGCCCAGGCGGAGCGCCAGAGCGTGGAGCAGCAGCTGACGCAGAGCAACGTGCGGCTCATCACGTACATTGAAGACAAGGCCACCGCCGCCGGCCTCACCGTCCCCAACATGACGCCCAAGGGCGACGTGGGCGTGGGGGATGGGAAGATCATCGAGAGCTCCGTGGAGCTGACGTTCACGGACGTGGACCTGCGCAAGCTGACGGACTTCCTGCGCACGGTGGAGACGGGCCCGGGCATCGTGAAGGTGAAGTACCTGCGCGTGGAGCCCCGGCCCGCCACGGACACCCTGACGGCCTGGACCACCGTCGCCACCTACCGGATGAAGCAATAGCCCTATGGCCTCCGAAACGAAGACCGCCCGCTGGAAGCTCATCCTCGGCTACACCGCGTTCGCCCTGGTGGCGTTCGTCCTCTGCCTGATGTTCACCTTCCCGTACGACGCGGTCCGCTCGCGGCTGGTGACGGAAGCCGCGGCCCAGGGGCTCGCGGTGCGCATTGGCGGTCTGAGGCCCGGCCTGTCCGGCGTCACCGCCACCAACGTGCGCGTGAGCAAGCCCCCCTCGCCGCTGGGTGCGGACGCCGTGGCGGCGCTCGCCCGGGGCGAGTCCGGCGGCATGGGCCCCGACGAGCTGGGTGAAGCGCTCACCTTCGACAGCGTGGCGCTGCGCCCGTCCCTCTTTCCGCCCGGCGTGGTGCTGAAGCTCAAGGGCATGGGCGGCACGGTGAACGTCCACGTGGGCGGCCTGAGCGGCACGGCGCTGGACGTGGACGTGGACGGAGTGCAGGCGGGCGGCGGCAACCTGCCCGCGTACACCGGCGTGGACATGGAGGGCACCGTGAACGCGAAGGTGTCGCTCCAGGCGCCCGGCACGATGGTGCGCGGCCAACCGGTGGACTGGTCCCAGGCGACGGGCACCGTGGTGATGGACACCCAGGGGCTCACCATCAAGGGCGGCAAGGCGGCCATCCCCATGGGGGGCGGCCCGGCGATGCCCATGGACCTGCCGCGCGTGCTGCTGGGCGAGCTGAAGGGCGACATCCAGTTCGACAAGGGCCTGGGCACGGTGCGGGACCTGAACCTCAAGAGCGAGGACCTGGAGGGTTCGGGCACCGGCACGGTGAAGCTGGGCCGGAGGCTGGAGTACAGCGAGCTGGCGCTCGACGTGCGGCTGAAGTTCGAGCAGGCCTTCCAGCAGCGCCTGGGGCCCCTGGCGCTCGCGGTGAACATGCTGCCGGCGGACCGGGACAACCCGGGTTGGCGCGGCGGCCGGCTCACCGGCATGGTGGGCAGCCCGCGCTTCGCGCCCAAACACTAGGCAGGTCCACGGGGGTCGGTTTCGGCCCTCCCCTTGTATCGCCCCCCTGGGTTGAAGCCCGCGCATGCGCCGTGTAAAGCGCTGCGCGCGGCCCCCTTCCGGGGGTCCTGGGAGAGGTTGGGAATGCCGGAGCTGGTCTTCTTCCGTCGAGGCGAGGAAGTGCTGCGGGTGGCGGTGGACCGGGCGCGGTTGGTGCTCGGTCGGGGTGACTCGAGCGACGTGGCCATTCCGGATCCGGAGGTGAGCCGCCTGCAGGCGGCCCTCCTGTGGGATGGCCAGACGTGCCGGGTGGAGGACCTGTCCGGCAAGGGCACCAAGGTCGCGGGCGCGTCGGTGGAGCGCGCGGAGCTGCCCGACGGCGCGGACATCGAGCTGGGCCAGTGGCGCGCGGTGTTCCGCCAGCACGGCGCCAGCGAGGACGCGGACGCGGCCACCGAGGCGGGCCACTCCACCGCCGTGCAGGGTCGGGACGCGCAGCGCTGGCAGGCGGCGCAGGTGCGGGTGAAGCAGGGCACCTCGGAGGCCGTGCACCGGCTCACCGGCGACAGCTTCACGGTGGGCAAGGACGCGGGAAACGACCTGGTGCTCCAGGACCGGTTCATCTCCGGCCGGCACCTCAAGGTGACGCGCAAGGACGGCGTCTTCCACGTCGTGGACCTGCGCTCCACCAACGGCACGTGGCTGGGCCCGGTGCGCCTCTTCGAGGCGGAGGTCACGCTGCCCACCTCGCTGCGCGTGGGCGAGGCGGAGCTCATCCTGGAGGCGGTGCCCTCCACGAAGAAGGAGGCCACGACCTTCCACGGCATCCTTGGGAGCGATCCGGCGGTGCGGCAGCTGGCGGACCTCATCCAGCGCGTGGCTCCGTCCACCGCCGCCGTCACCATCCTGGGCGAGTCCGGAACGGGCAAGGAGCTGGTGGCGAACGCGCTGCACGCGTGCTCGCCGCGCGCGAACCGGCCGCTCATCCCGGTCAACTGCGCGGCCATCTCCAAGGAGCTGATTGAGAGCGAGCTGTTCGGCCACGAGAAGGGCGCCTTCACCGGCTCCGTGGGCGCGCGCAAGGGCGCCTTCGAGGAGGCGGACGGCGGCACCCTCTTCCTGGATGAAATTGGAGAGCTGCCGTTGGACCTCCAGGCCAAGCTGCTGCGCGCGCTGGAGAGCGGCGAAATCAAGCGCGTGGGCGCGAGCCGCCCCCTGCACGTGGACGTGCGCGTCGTGGCGGCCACCAACCGGGACCTGCTGGCGGCGGCGCGCGAGGGCCGCTTCCGCGAGGACCTCTACTACCGCCTGTGCGTCGTCCCGTTGCACCTGCCGCCCCTGCGCAGCCGCCGGGGGGACGTGGTGGCGCTGGCGGAGCACTTCGTGCGCGCGTTCGCCCCTCGCGGGCAGGTCGTGCGCTTCACCCCGTCCGCGCTGGACAGGCTCCAGCAACACGCCTGGCCGGGCAACATCCGCGAGCTGCGCAACGTGGTGCACCGCGCGCTGCTCCTGCGCAAGGGGCCGTCCATCGACGCGAGCGACCTGTCCTTCGACCAGGAGGTCAACCGCGAGACGGGCATCACCGTGCCGGAGCTGCCGCCGGGCATGACGCTGGAGCAGATGCTGGAGAAGCTGGAGCGGCAGATCATCGAAACCGCGCTGCGCCGCTTCAACAACAACCGCGAGCGCGTGGCCCGTGAGCTGGGCCTCGCGCGCTCCACCCTCTTCAAGCGCCTGAAGGACTGGGGCCTGACGAAGCAGGACGAACAGGAGTAGCGCCGGCCCGCGTCCGCCCCGGCGTCAGCCGTCGTCGGGGTGCGCGGAGTCGGCCCACGCTGAATGCGGCGCGGGGTGCTCCGGCGTGCGCAGGTACCAGGGCACGCTGACCACCACCAGGCGCCGCTCGCCGGACAGGAGCAGCGCGCTGCGCAGCAGCTCCGAGCGGCGGCCGTACAGCATGGCGCGGTACCAGCGCTTCTCCAGCAGCTCCGGCAGCACGATGGCGACGGTGCGTCCGGGGGTCTCCGCGAGCAGCGAGTCCAGGTAGTCCAGCAGCGGCCACACCACCGCGCGGTAGGGCGACGACACGTGCACGAGCGGCGGAGGCCGGCGGCCGGCCTCCAGCAGCGGCCCCTGGACGAAGTGCTGCCACTGCGAGTCCAGCGCGTCCTCGTCGGTGTCGCCGCTGCAGATGTGCACCGCGCGCACGTCGTCGCTCAGCTCCAGCGCGAAGCGCAGCGCCGTCTCCGACGCGTGCGACCAGCGGTCCACCGGCACCACCGCGACGAACGGCGGCCCCGGTGTCAGGTGCAGGGGCCGCTTCAGCTCCGACGCCCGCCGCGTGCGCAGGTAGGCCGCGTGGATGCGCGACAGCAGCACGATGCCCACCGGGATGATGACGAACGCGGCCCAGCCGCCGTGCGTGAACTTGGACACGCCCACGATGACCAGGGTGATGGCCGTCATCACCGCGCCCGCGCCGTTGAGCGCGCGGCGCCACTGCCAGCCCTCGCCCCGGTGGCGGTTCCAGTGCATCACCATGCCCGCCTGCGACAGCGTGAACGCCATCAGCGCGCCAATGGCGAACAGGGGAATCAGCCGGTCGGTGATGCCCTTGCAGGCGATGAGCAGGAGGGCCGCCAGCCCTGACAAGGTGAGGATGCCGCGCGACAGGGCCAGCCTGCGGCCCCGGTGCGCGAAGCCCGGCGGCAGGTAGCGCTCGTGCGCCAGCACCTGGCAGACGAGCGGGAAGCCCGCGTAGCTGGTGTTCGCGGACAGCGCGAGCACGCAGAGGATGGCGCCCATGGCCACGTAGTAGAAGGCGCCGCGCCCCATCACCGCCGCGATGAGCTGCGACAGCACGGTCTGGTAGTGGGCGCCCGTGGGGTCCGTCGCGCCCACGCCATAGACCCGGCACAGCAACGCGATGCCCAGCAGCATCGTGACCAGGATGCCGACGATGAGGCCCAGCGTGACGCGCGCGCGGCGGATGGCCGGGTCGCGGAAGATGGGGACCGCGTTGCTGATGGCCTCCACGCCCGTCATCGCCGTGCAGCCGCTGGCGAAGGCGCGGAGGATGAGCCACGCCCCCACGGGCGCGGCGGGCACCACCAGGGGCGGCGGGGCCTGCACGGGCGTCGCGTGGCCCAGGAGCAGCTTGATGAGGCCCACGCCCAGCACCAGGCCCAGCGACCCGATGAAGAACCACGTGGGCACGACGAACACGGCCCCCGCCTCGCTCACGCCGCGCAGGTTGACCAGCGTGAGCAGCGCCAGCACGCCCAGGGTGATGGGCAGGATGTGGGGCTCGAGCACGGGGAACGCGGACACCAGGGCGCCCGTGCCGGCGGAGATGCCCACGGCCACGTTGAGCATGTAGTCCAGCATCAACGCCGTGGCGGCCAGCAGCCCCGCCCCGCGCCCCAGGTTCTGCCGCGCGACGGTGTACGCCCCGCCGCCGCTCGGGTACGCCGCGATGGTCTGCGCGTACGAGCCCGCGACGATCATCAGGAGCCCGACGATGGCGGCCGTGATGGGCAGGAGCAGCCACAGGCCCGCGGCCCCCAGCGGGCGCAGCACGGTGAGGGCGGCCTCCGGGCCGTACGCGGCGGAGGACAGCGCGTCCAGCCCGAGCAGCGCCACGCCGGTGAGGACCCCCGTCTTCTCCTGTCTCGCCTGGGCGCTGGTGAGCGGGCGCCCCAGGAGCAGGTCCATGGCGCCACTGCCCTCCCGGCGCCGGGGCATGAACGGCCTCCTGCTTCCCACGTTGGCCAGCTGAGCCATGGCGCCTCCCTGGTCCGGAAGGTGCGCACCGGCTGTGCATGCGGGAACACAGGGCCCGGCTCCGTGGATGGGTCCCGGTGGGGCCGTCAGGGGACGGGACGGCCCGGGGCCCCTCCCTCCGGTGCGACGCACTCCAGGGCCATAGACCGTTTCACGCGCCCATTCGTTCCAGGGGAAGACACAGGAGACCGTCCGCCATGGGCCCGCACGCCGCCGTCCTCGCCTTCCCCACCCTGAATGACCTGTACGCCCAGCACCGCTCCCGGGCGCTGGCCATCGCCCGGCGCATCGTGGGCGACACCGACGACGCGGAGGACGTGGTCCAGGACGTCTTCCTGCGCCTGTCGCGGCAGCCTCCGGGGCTGGACGGGCGGGCGACCTGGACCACGTGGCTGCACCGGGTGATGGTGAACAGCAGCATCAACTGGCTGCGCGCGCGCCGGCGCCGGGAGCGGCTGACGCACGCCCCCCAGGAGCTGGTGTCCCCGGAAGCGCACGCCGTGGGCACCCAGATGCAGCGCCACTTCCATGAAGCGCTGGAGGAGGTGAACCCCCAGCAGCGCCAGGTGCTCTACCTGCGCGAGGTGCGCGGCCTGGGCTCCGCGGAGATCGCCCGGCTCCTGCGCATCCCGGAGGGCACGGTGAAGAGCGCCCTGCACCGGGGCCGCCAGCGCGCCCTCACCGTGATGGAGGAGCGCGGCCAGCGTCCCTGAGACGGACTACTCGTCGCCCTTGCTGCCCACGAACTGATCCCCCTTCTCCTTGAAGAGGAGGTTGAAGCTGGTGAGCGAGCCGTAGACGCGGGTGATGTAGCCCTGCATCTCCGCCTTCTCCGCGTCCGTGAGCTTCGGGTGGGCATTGAGCTTCTGCTCCAGCACGCGGATGCGGTCGCGCACCATCGTGACCTTGTGGAACAGGTTGTCGATGGGCAGGTCCTTCGCCTGAAGCTCCGGGTTGCCCGGCACGAGCCGCACCGTGCCGCCCTCCCACTTTCCCGCGAGCGGCGGGTCGCTGAGGCCCGCGGCCTCCCGGAAGATGTCCATCAGCTCTTCGCGCGTCATGTTCAGCCCTTCCAGGTCCACCACGGCATGGGGATCCGCGCGGTGGCGCACCACCACGGGGGCCACGCTCCGCGCCGTGCGGGTTCGCGTGCTCGAGGCCACGGGCGCCGGGGCGGCGGAGCCCCGGGGCGCGTACTTGTCACAGATGGGGGCGGAGGGCGGGAACATGCCGCGCGAGTTCTGCAGGCGGCACGGCCCCACCCATCCCCGGTGATCCACGGAGTGCGGACTCCAGAGCTTGCAGTTGCCGCACACCCGTTCGTCGGGACGGAAGGTGGGAAGTGGTGGAGACCCCTCACCCGCGTCCGACATGTCAGCGCATCTCCTTCGCCACCGGCGGGCCCTTGCGGATGTTGAGCTCGCGCAGCAGCGCGTCCGCGTCCTCGACCTGGTCGAGGTTCCACAGCAGGTAGCGCACGTCCACGTTGACGTTCCGGGCCACGTCCGGATTGTAGCCGAAATCGTTCGCGACGTTCTCCCACACGCGGTCGAAGTTCACGCCCACCAGCTCGCCCTTGCCGTTCACCGTGGGGCTGCCGGAGTTGCCGCCCGTGGTGTCCGCGTCCGACAGGAAGTCCACCGGCACGTCCTTCAGCCGGGGGTCCGCCCAGGCGCCGAACTTCTTCGCCTCCGCGGCCGCGCGCACCTTCTCTGGCGCGTTGAAGGGCTCCTCGCCGGTGTGCTTCTGGAGCATGCCCGACAGCGTCGTCTGAGGCAGGTACAGCGCGCCGTCGCGCGGCGTGTAGCCCTGCACCTTGGCGAACGTCACGCGCAGCGTGCTGTTGGCATCCGGCGCGATGGGCTTGCCCGCCTGGGCCATCACCGCCTTGCGCCAGGCCGGCCGCAGGCGCGACGCGGCACCCTGGCGACGGTCGCGCGTGTCATCCAGCGCGGCCTGCTCCTTCGCCAGCGCCATGCCGAACGCCAGCATCGGGTCCTGGCGCGCGGCGAGCTGCGCGACGGACTCGTCCGCCATCTTCATCCGCTCCGCCTGGGTGAGGACCTTCGTGCCCGCGTAGAGCGCGTCGATCTTCGCGGCGACGTCCTTCTCCGAATAGGTCGTGCCGAAGACGGCGTCCACGGACGCGATGCGCTCGTCCGGCTTGAGCGCCTGCGCGCGCTTCACGAACGCGTGGAGGAGCACCTTGTCCGCGGCGAGGAAGAGGTTCTTCTGCTCGCGCTCCAGGCGGTCCTTGATGCGCGGCAGCTCGCGGTCCATGTACTCCGGGCGGCGCTCCAGGTCCGGCTTCGCGCGCTCCATGGCCAGCCGCGACACGGACGTGGCCAGCGCGGGCCCGCGCGCCAGGCGCCCGGACATGCCGAGCAGGAACTCGCGCTCGAAGGTCTTCCCGGCCGCCTGCTGTTCGGTGAGCAGCGCCTCCCGGGCCTTGAGGGCGTCGCCCCACTTCGCGGGGGCCTTCTGGGCCCAGGCGACGGTGGCGGCCTCGGTGTCGCGCTGCTTCGTCACGATGTGGCCGCGCTGGAGGCCCGCGAGCTGGCCGCCCGCGTTCTTGTAGACGTTGTGCAGGCCCTTGAGCTGCGAGGCCACGGCGATCTTCCCGGCCGGATCCTTCTCACCCTCGGCCTCCAGGATGCGGATGGCCTCGCCCAGCACGTCGCGGATGCGCGGGTAGTAGCGCGCCTGGCGCTCCGCCATCTCCTCCGCGAGCAGCGTGCGGTAGGTGCTCCCCGGGTAGCCCAGCACCATCACGAAGTCGCCCGGCTTCACGCCCTGGGTGGACAGCGGGAAGAAGAACTCCGCCTTGTAGGGCACGTTCTTCTCGCTGTACGCGGCGGAGGTCCCGTCCGGCGCGGTGTACGCGCGGATGATGGAGAAGTCACCGGTGTGGCGGGGCCACATCCAGTTGTCCTCCTCGCCGCCGTACTCACCCACCGCGCGCGGCGGCGCGTAGACGAGCCGCACGTCCTGCAGCTCCACGGCGTCCACCAGCGTGTAGTTCACGCCGCCATCGAAGGTGGCGACCTGGCAGCGGGTGGCGGGGCGCTTCTCGCACTCGGCGACCAGCTCCTTCTGCTTGCGGTCGATGGCCTTGTAGCGCGCGAGGTCGTCCGCGCCCTGCGGCACGGCGGCGTTGATCTCCGCCGTCACGTCCTTGAAGCCGCGCGGCACCTGCACCCGGGCTCCCTTGCCCGGAAGCTCCTCGGCCGGGCTCTTGGCGAGGAAGCCGTCGGTGATGAGGTCCTTCTGGGGGGAGCTGTGCTCCTGGATGATGGAGAAGGCGCAGTGGTGGTTGGTGATGATCAGGCCGGAGGCGGAGATGAACGACCCGGAGCAGCCGCCGGTGTTCACCGTGCCCGCCAGCAGGCCCGTGCCGCGCTTGGGGTCCCACAGCTTGTTGGGCGGCAGCTGGAGGCCCTGGGCCTTGAGCCAGGCGGGACTCAGCTCCAGCACCTGCTGGGGGGTCCACTTCCCTTCCCCGGCGAGCGCCGGGGCAGCCACGAGACAGAGGAGAAGGAGCGTCTTCTTCATGGTGTCCCCTCCCTACTCCGTCCGGTGCCCGGGCGCGACCGTTCCGGTGTCCGCGGCGGGCGTTTTCACGGAAGATGGAACGCGCTTGGATGTTCCGGTGTCCAGGCAGGAGGGGACCAGTGATGCGGACCGCGAGCGGAGCGACCCTGGATTTCGGACGGCTGGCGCTGCTCCTCCTGTTGATGGGGGCATCCTGGTACTTCTGGTATTCGCCGGTGCTGTGGCCGGTGAAGGTGCTGGTGGTGATGATGCACGAAAGCGGGCATGCCATCGCCACGCTGCTGGTGGGGGGCTCGGTGGACCGGGTGCACCTCCAGGTGAACGAGGGTGGCAGCTGCCTGTCCCGCCTGCCGCCCGGGGTGTTCAACCGCGTCATCGTGTCATCGGCGGGCTACCTGGGCAGCGCGGTGGCGGGGGCGGCGCTGATGCTGGCCACGTTCCGCTTCCGGCTGGGCCGCGCGGTGATGGGCGCGGCGTCGGTGTGGCTGGCGGTGATGGGCTTCTTCTACGCGGGGGACCTGTTCACGCTGGCGTTCTGCCTGGGCATGGCGCTGGCCATGGGACTGGGCGCGCGCTTCCTGCCCACCGGGCTGGTGGACGCGCTCAACCTGTTCCTCGCGGCCTTCACGGCGCTCTACGTCGTGTTCGATCTGCGGGACGACCTGTGGAACAGCGCGGTGCGCGCCCAGAGCGACGCGGGCATCCTCGCGAGCGAGACGTGGGTGCCGTCCATCGTCTGGGCGGCGCTGTGGACGCTGCTGTCGCTGGTGCTGCTGGGCGTGTCCGCGTACTGGGCCATGCACGCGAAGCCGGCCAGCGGCGTGAAGATGCCGCCCGTGGCCCGCGCCCGGCGGGTGTGAGCCGGCCCCTCCAGCCCCGCGTCACGTCACTTGCGCGGCCGCATGCGGAAGGCCACGAAGGACGCCATGTCCGGGAAGCCGAAGTACGGGTTCTTCTGACGCACGGCCTCCATGCCCGCCACCGGCACGTCCGCGTAGTCGTGCCCGGGGAACAGCCGCGCCGAGTCCGGCACCTTCAGCAGCACCTGTGACAGCGAACGGTACATGTCCTCCGGGTTGCTGCCCGGCAGGTCGCACCGGCCACAGCCGTTGATGAAGACCGTGTCCCCGGACACCAGCGCGTCCTCCGCCAGCAAGCAGTGCGATCCCGGCGTGTGCCCGGGCGTGTGCAGCGCCTGGAACGTGCGCGCGCCCACGGGCACCGCGTCTCCCGCCCTCAGCGGGCGCAGCGCGTCGCCGCCCCACGTGCGCAGCTCGCGTGAGAAGGCCACCTCCTCCGCCTGCGCGTACACCGGCACGTCATGGCGCGACAGCAGCTCCGCCAGGCCGTTGATGTGGTCGCCATGGCAGTGGGACACGAACGCGCCCACCACGCGCTTGCCGTCCTGGGCCACCGCCGCCTCGATGGCCGGCACATCCCAGGCGGGATCCACCACCACCACCTCCGGCCCGTCCGCGGGCCCCACGAGGTAGACGAAGTTGTCCATGGGTCCCAGCTTCAGCTGGCGTACGTACGGCGTAGGCATGGTTGTCCTCCGGTCGACCACTCTACGCCCCAGGCTTGCCGGCCCGGGGCCTGTTCCCGTTGAATGGTCCTCTTTGATGTCCCAACCACCAGGAGGTCTCCTTCCGTGAAGCACCTGCCCACCCTGCTCGCCTGCTCGCTCCTGGTCAGCGCGACCGCCTCCGCCGCGAGCCGGGGCACCTCCACCTTCCGCTACAAGCCGACCGGGGACGATGAGCGCCCGGTCATCGTGGACGCCACCATCGGGCCCCAGGGCAGCGACTTCGCCATGCGGCTGAAGTTCGACAAGCCGCCCTTCGGCGACGAGTGCAAGCAGCGCTGCGCCAACGTCACGCTGTTCCTGGACACCGACTCCAGCACCCAGTCCGGCCTCCACCTGTCCGCCAACAAGGCCCCGGAGAACGGCGCCGACCTGGCCGTCGTCATCCAGGGCGTGCGCGAGTACAAGCGCCAGGACGCCCCTCCGGAGCTGGCCCTGCGCGTGAAGGTCCGTCAGCTGGGCTCCGACTCCACCAGCGCGGACTCGGGCGAGCTGCTCGCCGACCTCAACAACCGCCAGGACCCGGAGCGCATCCAGACGGATGGCACCACCGTCTACCTGCTCGTGGACGCCACCAGCGCCCTGCTCCCCTCCGCCCGCAAGGTGCGTGTCATCTACCACCCGCCCGGCGGCAAGGCCCTCACCGCCACCGTCACCGGCATGGCCGGGTCCAGCTCCGGCAAGGGCGTGCAGATCTTCAAGCACGGCAGCGGCAACTGGGGCCGCGCCCCCGACGCCGAGGGCAAGAAGCCCCGCGCCAACGCGGCCGGCGACAACGGCTAGCCGCCCCCTCCGGAATCAGCCCACCCGCCCACCGCGGCCGCGCTCCCCTCGGAATTCCGGGGGGTTGGCGGTGGGTTTCCAACGGGCACAGGACTGTACGGGCGTACAGAATTCCTGCCCCGGAGGCGACGCAACCTCCCGAATTCGTTCTCAATGTCAGAGGCCCATGGTAGTCCCGCCGACCTGACGTTGTCGGTCCGACCCGACTGGTAGTCGCAGCGCGCACGCAGCCCGCGCGTCGCGTCATGCGGTGGGGGCGGCCCCGTGAAACCCATCTGGATTCCATGACCATGCTCGCAGAAGCCGATACGAAGACGCGCAAGAAGCAGGGAGGCCCGGCAGGGGGCGGAGGAAAGGGAGGCGGCGGCGCGTCCGGCGCCGGTGGTGGAGATGGCGTGCCCGCGGGCCTGGCCGAGGAAGCCCGCCGCCGCTACCTGAACTACGCCCTGTCGGTCATCACCTCGCGCGCCCTGCCGGACGTGCGCGACGGCCTCAAGCCCGTGCAGCGCCGCATCCTCTACGGCATGTGGAACGACCTGAACCTGTCGTTCGACACCAAGTACCAGAAGTGCGCCCAGGTCGTCGGCGCCATCATGGGTCGCTACCACCCGCACGGCGACACGGCCATCTACGACGCGCTCGTGCGCATGGCGCAGGACTTCTCCCTGCGCTACCCGCTGGTGGACGGCCACGGCAACTTCGGCTCGCTGGACGGCGACTCGGCCGCCGCCTACCGCTACACCGAGTGCCGCCTGGAGAAGCTGGCCACGGAGCTGTTGGGCGAGCTGGACAGCAAGACCGTCCGCTTCCGGCCCAACTACGACGGCACCCGGGACGAGCCCGTCGTCATCCCGGCGCGCGTGCCGCAGCTGCTGATGAACGGCACCACCGGCATCGCGGTGGGCATGGCCACCAACATCCCGCCCCACCACCTGGGCGAGCTGGTGGACGCGCTCCTGGCCCTCATCGCGGATCCGGAGCTGCAGACCAAGGACCTGCTCAAGTGGATCAAGGGGCCGGACTTCCCCACCGGCGGGCAGATCCTCAACGACAAGAAGGAGCTGCGGGAGATCTACGAGACGGGCCAGGGCAGCGTCCGCAT
Encoded here:
- the gspM gene encoding type II secretion system protein GspM — encoded protein: MGKLREIFAPLQTWFERLSDRERKLVAIAGSAVLVFVLFVTLFSFANSAQGYRRRTQDKLAKLQEVQALAISYGQAQAERQSVEQQLTQSNVRLITYIEDKATAAGLTVPNMTPKGDVGVGDGKIIESSVELTFTDVDLRKLTDFLRTVETGPGIVKVKYLRVEPRPATDTLTAWTTVATYRMKQ
- the gspN gene encoding type II secretion system protein GspN — translated: MASETKTARWKLILGYTAFALVAFVLCLMFTFPYDAVRSRLVTEAAAQGLAVRIGGLRPGLSGVTATNVRVSKPPSPLGADAVAALARGESGGMGPDELGEALTFDSVALRPSLFPPGVVLKLKGMGGTVNVHVGGLSGTALDVDVDGVQAGGGNLPAYTGVDMEGTVNAKVSLQAPGTMVRGQPVDWSQATGTVVMDTQGLTIKGGKAAIPMGGGPAMPMDLPRVLLGELKGDIQFDKGLGTVRDLNLKSEDLEGSGTGTVKLGRRLEYSELALDVRLKFEQAFQQRLGPLALAVNMLPADRDNPGWRGGRLTGMVGSPRFAPKH
- a CDS encoding sigma 54-interacting transcriptional regulator — encoded protein: MPELVFFRRGEEVLRVAVDRARLVLGRGDSSDVAIPDPEVSRLQAALLWDGQTCRVEDLSGKGTKVAGASVERAELPDGADIELGQWRAVFRQHGASEDADAATEAGHSTAVQGRDAQRWQAAQVRVKQGTSEAVHRLTGDSFTVGKDAGNDLVLQDRFISGRHLKVTRKDGVFHVVDLRSTNGTWLGPVRLFEAEVTLPTSLRVGEAELILEAVPSTKKEATTFHGILGSDPAVRQLADLIQRVAPSTAAVTILGESGTGKELVANALHACSPRANRPLIPVNCAAISKELIESELFGHEKGAFTGSVGARKGAFEEADGGTLFLDEIGELPLDLQAKLLRALESGEIKRVGASRPLHVDVRVVAATNRDLLAAAREGRFREDLYYRLCVVPLHLPPLRSRRGDVVALAEHFVRAFAPRGQVVRFTPSALDRLQQHAWPGNIRELRNVVHRALLLRKGPSIDASDLSFDQEVNRETGITVPELPPGMTLEQMLEKLERQIIETALRRFNNNRERVARELGLARSTLFKRLKDWGLTKQDEQE
- a CDS encoding APC family permease, whose amino-acid sequence is MPRRREGSGAMDLLLGRPLTSAQARQEKTGVLTGVALLGLDALSSAAYGPEAALTVLRPLGAAGLWLLLPITAAIVGLLMIVAGSYAQTIAAYPSGGGAYTVARQNLGRGAGLLAATALMLDYMLNVAVGISAGTGALVSAFPVLEPHILPITLGVLALLTLVNLRGVSEAGAVFVVPTWFFIGSLGLVLGVGLIKLLLGHATPVQAPPPLVVPAAPVGAWLILRAFASGCTAMTGVEAISNAVPIFRDPAIRRARVTLGLIVGILVTMLLGIALLCRVYGVGATDPTGAHYQTVLSQLIAAVMGRGAFYYVAMGAILCVLALSANTSYAGFPLVCQVLAHERYLPPGFAHRGRRLALSRGILTLSGLAALLLIACKGITDRLIPLFAIGALMAFTLSQAGMVMHWNRHRGEGWQWRRALNGAGAVMTAITLVIVGVSKFTHGGWAAFVIIPVGIVLLSRIHAAYLRTRRASELKRPLHLTPGPPFVAVVPVDRWSHASETALRFALELSDDVRAVHICSGDTDEDALDSQWQHFVQGPLLEAGRRPPPLVHVSSPYRAVVWPLLDYLDSLLAETPGRTVAIVLPELLEKRWYRAMLYGRRSELLRSALLLSGERRLVVVSVPWYLRTPEHPAPHSAWADSAHPDDG
- a CDS encoding RNA polymerase sigma factor → MGPHAAVLAFPTLNDLYAQHRSRALAIARRIVGDTDDAEDVVQDVFLRLSRQPPGLDGRATWTTWLHRVMVNSSINWLRARRRRERLTHAPQELVSPEAHAVGTQMQRHFHEALEEVNPQQRQVLYLREVRGLGSAEIARLLRIPEGTVKSALHRGRQRALTVMEERGQRP
- a CDS encoding S46 family peptidase; the encoded protein is MKKTLLLLCLVAAPALAGEGKWTPQQVLELSPAWLKAQGLQLPPNKLWDPKRGTGLLAGTVNTGGCSGSFISASGLIITNHHCAFSIIQEHSSPQKDLITDGFLAKSPAEELPGKGARVQVPRGFKDVTAEINAAVPQGADDLARYKAIDRKQKELVAECEKRPATRCQVATFDGGVNYTLVDAVELQDVRLVYAPPRAVGEYGGEEDNWMWPRHTGDFSIIRAYTAPDGTSAAYSEKNVPYKAEFFFPLSTQGVKPGDFVMVLGYPGSTYRTLLAEEMAERQARYYPRIRDVLGEAIRILEAEGEKDPAGKIAVASQLKGLHNVYKNAGGQLAGLQRGHIVTKQRDTEAATVAWAQKAPAKWGDALKAREALLTEQQAAGKTFEREFLLGMSGRLARGPALATSVSRLAMERAKPDLERRPEYMDRELPRIKDRLEREQKNLFLAADKVLLHAFVKRAQALKPDERIASVDAVFGTTYSEKDVAAKIDALYAGTKVLTQAERMKMADESVAQLAARQDPMLAFGMALAKEQAALDDTRDRRQGAASRLRPAWRKAVMAQAGKPIAPDANSTLRVTFAKVQGYTPRDGALYLPQTTLSGMLQKHTGEEPFNAPEKVRAAAEAKKFGAWADPRLKDVPVDFLSDADTTGGNSGSPTVNGKGELVGVNFDRVWENVANDFGYNPDVARNVNVDVRYLLWNLDQVEDADALLRELNIRKGPPVAKEMR
- a CDS encoding M50 family metallopeptidase, which translates into the protein MRTASGATLDFGRLALLLLLMGASWYFWYSPVLWPVKVLVVMMHESGHAIATLLVGGSVDRVHLQVNEGGSCLSRLPPGVFNRVIVSSAGYLGSAVAGAALMLATFRFRLGRAVMGAASVWLAVMGFFYAGDLFTLAFCLGMALAMGLGARFLPTGLVDALNLFLAAFTALYVVFDLRDDLWNSAVRAQSDAGILASETWVPSIVWAALWTLLSLVLLGVSAYWAMHAKPASGVKMPPVARARRV
- a CDS encoding MBL fold metallo-hydrolase, with product MPTPYVRQLKLGPMDNFVYLVGPADGPEVVVVDPAWDVPAIEAAVAQDGKRVVGAFVSHCHGDHINGLAELLSRHDVPVYAQAEEVAFSRELRTWGGDALRPLRAGDAVPVGARTFQALHTPGHTPGSHCLLAEDALVSGDTVFINGCGRCDLPGSNPEDMYRSLSQVLLKVPDSARLFPGHDYADVPVAGMEAVRQKNPYFGFPDMASFVAFRMRPRK